The Micromonospora sp. WMMD961 genome has a segment encoding these proteins:
- a CDS encoding cytochrome P450, with protein sequence MRAVVGLREWIFERVNGTEGVPVPGPLVGPEDFERVYSDPAADGRSRGAGLSDLFWYWLAPGPQMHQEHLEPGEPYRTVARTTRQVLAVPHARSDELATAATRRILDALPADRISHVRLRDLMMPIWAEVSYELVFGARCPRDVRDLIVANADDVVTALKGMSLRHMSRRVRLTRYLLDRIDAGTCPVVLPPPFSALETAWYLQGAFFNTAVVQMSEAMAHILLCSGAVTDTSDGSLDRLIDETLRVHPLFGIAHRITSGPITVGDHVLPTGSVLLFNYLSYQRTGPAADDEFNPDRWLSLRRQDAHFIPYGVTANRACPARGSAPVQLRAATREVLRRFSVSSSAAHTRSLPSRGPAYLTPRGLPGPGRNRLALMRQRDRLFDVGRSVKQLFCGTWMVVDARRQKLCTRFFEEAGS encoded by the coding sequence GTGAGGGCGGTGGTCGGCCTGCGGGAGTGGATCTTCGAGCGGGTCAACGGGACCGAGGGCGTTCCCGTCCCCGGGCCGCTGGTGGGCCCGGAGGACTTCGAGCGGGTCTACAGCGATCCGGCAGCCGACGGACGCAGCCGTGGGGCCGGCCTGTCGGACCTCTTCTGGTACTGGCTCGCGCCCGGTCCGCAGATGCATCAGGAGCACCTCGAGCCCGGCGAGCCGTACCGGACGGTCGCACGGACGACCCGGCAGGTGCTCGCCGTCCCGCACGCGCGCTCCGACGAACTGGCGACGGCCGCGACCCGGCGGATCCTCGACGCGCTCCCGGCGGACCGGATCAGCCACGTGCGGCTACGTGACCTGATGATGCCGATCTGGGCCGAGGTCTCGTACGAGCTGGTGTTCGGCGCACGCTGCCCGCGCGACGTCCGCGATCTCATCGTGGCGAACGCGGACGACGTGGTCACCGCCCTGAAAGGGATGAGTCTGCGGCACATGTCCCGGCGGGTTCGTCTGACCCGTTACCTGCTGGACCGGATCGACGCGGGGACGTGCCCGGTCGTGCTGCCGCCGCCCTTCAGCGCCCTGGAGACCGCCTGGTATCTGCAGGGCGCGTTCTTCAACACGGCGGTGGTGCAGATGTCGGAGGCCATGGCACACATCCTGCTGTGCTCCGGGGCCGTCACGGACACGTCGGACGGGTCGCTCGACCGACTCATCGACGAGACGCTCCGGGTGCACCCGCTGTTCGGTATCGCGCACCGGATCACCTCCGGACCCATCACGGTGGGGGATCACGTCCTCCCCACCGGATCGGTGCTGCTCTTCAACTATCTGTCCTATCAGCGCACCGGTCCCGCCGCGGACGACGAGTTCAACCCGGACCGCTGGCTGTCGTTGCGCCGGCAGGACGCGCATTTCATCCCGTACGGCGTGACCGCCAACCGGGCCTGCCCGGCGCGTGGTTCGGCCCCCGTCCAACTGCGCGCAGCCACGCGGGAGGTGCTGCGGCGCTTCTCGGTCAGCTCGTCGGCAGCGCACACCCGCTCGCTGCCGAGTCGCGGTCCCGCGTACCTGACGCCCCGGGGTCTCCCCGGCCCCGGCCGCAACCGGCTCGCCCTCATGCGGCAGCGCGACCGACTCTTCGACGTGGGGCGCTCGGTCAAGCAGCTCTTCTGCGGCACCTGGATGGTCGTCGACGCCCGGCGACAGAAGTTGTGCACCCGATTCTTCGAGGAGGCCGGCTCATGA
- a CDS encoding alpha-hydroxy acid oxidase: MDPVHQDFFEGGAGRERTLAANERAFERRWLVPRVLRATGERDLRTTVAGTSLAAPVLVAPTAFHRLAHPHGEAATARGAAAADTAMVVSMAATQPVEEIAAAGGTLWFQLYPQPDLDFTEYVVKRAESAGCRALVVTVDSPVFGRRERDLRNGFTDLPSGYACENMRDATDRVRPITMDATAGWDRIAWLRGVTGLPILLKGVLHPTDARLAVEHGAAGVIVSNHGGRQLDGAIPTLDALPAVVAAVNGQIPVLLDGGVRRGTDVVIALALGARAVLVGRPVVRALAAGGAVGVRDVLDRLTTELDQALALVGARRPADLTPDQVVTR, encoded by the coding sequence ATGGACCCGGTCCACCAGGACTTCTTCGAGGGTGGGGCCGGGCGGGAGCGCACGCTCGCCGCCAACGAGCGGGCCTTCGAGCGACGGTGGCTCGTGCCACGGGTGCTGCGGGCGACCGGTGAGCGGGACCTGCGGACCACAGTGGCCGGCACCTCGCTGGCCGCCCCGGTCCTGGTCGCTCCGACGGCCTTTCATCGCCTCGCGCACCCCCACGGCGAGGCGGCCACCGCGCGGGGGGCCGCGGCGGCCGACACGGCGATGGTGGTCAGCATGGCCGCCACCCAGCCGGTCGAGGAGATCGCGGCGGCCGGCGGGACGCTGTGGTTCCAGCTCTACCCGCAGCCCGACCTCGACTTCACGGAGTACGTGGTCAAGCGCGCCGAGTCCGCGGGATGCCGGGCGCTCGTGGTGACCGTGGACTCCCCGGTGTTCGGGCGGCGCGAGCGTGACCTGCGCAACGGCTTCACCGACCTGCCGTCCGGCTACGCGTGCGAGAACATGCGCGACGCGACCGACCGGGTGCGCCCGATCACGATGGATGCGACGGCGGGGTGGGACCGGATCGCCTGGCTGCGCGGCGTCACGGGACTACCGATCCTGCTCAAGGGCGTCCTGCATCCCACGGATGCCCGCCTCGCGGTGGAGCACGGCGCTGCCGGTGTGATCGTGTCCAACCACGGTGGACGACAGCTCGACGGGGCGATCCCCACGCTCGACGCGCTGCCCGCGGTCGTGGCCGCCGTGAATGGGCAGATCCCGGTGCTGCTTGACGGGGGTGTGCGCCGCGGCACCGACGTGGTGATCGCGCTGGCGCTCGGGGCGCGGGCGGTGCTGGTGGGGCGCCCGGTGGTGCGGGCGCTCGCGGCGGGCGGGGCGGTGGGCGTACGGGACGTTCTCGACCGACTCACCACCGAGCTGGATCAGGCCCTCGCCCTGGTCGGAGCACGGCGGCCGGCCGACCTGACGCCCGACCAGGTGGTGACCCGGTGA
- a CDS encoding NAD(P)-binding domain-containing protein produces MTLDYLIIGAGPAGLQLAALLEADGKRDYVVLEAADGPGAFFATYPRHRQLISINKPHTGTDDPELNLRLDWNSLLTDDPALLFTQYTERYFPDADVMVRYLADFAAKTGVKVSYGTRVTRVSKHDDVFTVEAGDRRWETRAVIVATGVSKTYQPDIAGFELAEGYDVMSVEPRDYLDQKVLIIGKGNSAFETAENLMETTTLIHVAGPSSVRMAWRTHYVGHLRAVNNNFLDTYQLKSANAILDGTVRSIERDGTGYKVEFSFSRANEVVKELHYDRVLGCTGFRFDASIFDASARPQLAIKDRFPAQTEAWESVNVPGLFFAGTISQERDFKKSTSGFVHGFRYAVRALHRILSRRYDATDWPSERLAVDPAAMTAAVIERVNRTSALWQQFGFLGDVLTVAGPEARYHEEVPVDYFAATGLRTAEHDYDQAFVITLEYGPDHDQVDPFDITVSRVAQDAVGQAHDAAYLHPVVRYHREGQLISTHHLAENLENQWDRPDVHVRPLQEFLGRCLSGAEG; encoded by the coding sequence GTGACGCTTGATTATCTGATCATCGGAGCCGGTCCGGCCGGCCTTCAACTCGCCGCCCTGCTCGAGGCCGACGGCAAGCGTGACTATGTGGTGCTGGAGGCCGCCGACGGACCGGGGGCATTCTTCGCCACCTATCCGCGGCACCGTCAACTCATCTCGATCAACAAGCCGCACACGGGCACCGACGACCCCGAGCTGAATCTGCGGCTCGACTGGAATTCCCTGCTCACCGACGACCCGGCGCTGCTGTTCACGCAGTACACCGAGCGGTACTTCCCGGACGCCGACGTGATGGTGCGGTACCTCGCGGACTTCGCGGCGAAGACCGGCGTCAAGGTCAGTTACGGCACCCGGGTGACCCGCGTGTCGAAGCACGACGACGTGTTCACGGTCGAGGCCGGCGACCGGCGCTGGGAGACCCGCGCGGTGATCGTCGCCACCGGCGTCTCGAAGACCTACCAGCCGGACATCGCAGGATTCGAGCTGGCCGAGGGGTACGACGTGATGAGCGTCGAGCCACGTGACTATCTCGACCAGAAGGTGCTGATCATCGGCAAGGGCAACTCCGCCTTCGAGACCGCCGAGAATCTCATGGAGACCACGACACTGATCCACGTCGCCGGGCCCAGCTCGGTCCGGATGGCGTGGCGCACCCACTACGTCGGGCACCTGCGCGCGGTGAACAACAACTTCCTCGACACATATCAGCTCAAGTCGGCGAACGCGATCCTCGACGGCACGGTCAGGAGCATCGAGCGCGACGGTACCGGCTACAAGGTCGAGTTCAGCTTCTCGCGGGCGAACGAGGTCGTGAAGGAACTGCATTACGACCGGGTGCTGGGCTGCACGGGATTCCGTTTCGACGCCTCGATTTTCGACGCCTCGGCCCGGCCCCAGCTCGCCATCAAGGACCGATTCCCGGCACAGACCGAGGCGTGGGAGTCGGTGAACGTCCCGGGGCTGTTCTTCGCCGGCACGATCTCGCAGGAACGCGACTTCAAGAAGTCCACGAGCGGTTTCGTGCACGGCTTCCGCTACGCCGTGCGCGCATTGCACAGGATCCTCTCCCGTCGGTACGACGCCACCGACTGGCCGTCCGAGAGGCTCGCCGTCGACCCGGCAGCCATGACCGCGGCCGTCATCGAACGGGTCAACCGCACCTCGGCCCTGTGGCAGCAGTTCGGGTTCCTCGGCGACGTACTCACCGTGGCCGGGCCCGAGGCCCGCTACCACGAGGAGGTGCCGGTGGACTACTTCGCGGCGACCGGCCTGCGCACCGCCGAGCACGACTACGACCAGGCATTCGTGATCACTCTGGAGTACGGTCCCGACCACGACCAGGTCGACCCGTTCGACATCACCGTGTCCCGCGTGGCCCAGGACGCCGTGGGGCAGGCGCACGACGCGGCGTACCTGCACCCGGTCGTCCGTTACCACCGCGAGGGTCAACTGATCAGCACGCACCACCTCGCCGAGAACCTGGAGAACCAGTGGGACCGGCCCGACGTCCACGTACGGCCGCTGCAGGAGTTCCTTGGGCGTTGCCTCTCGGGCGCCGAGGGCTGA
- a CDS encoding aromatic amino acid ammonia-lyase, producing MTIEVDLAAPLRLADLRVAAGPVTVVVGDEVRDRVATARTFLGKALGDDRAIYGATTGFGALVGYAGRADQRDQADNTLAHLGAGQGPDLAPDVVRATLLVRAWSLARGASGVSPHVIDALAAMLGTTFTPAMPRFGSVGASGDLIPLGAAAQALRGRGHAYLDGVRMPAGDALTKAGLEPLPLDGRDALALVNGTSLTTAALALALGRVRTSHRVVQTLSCLLADLLGCDPQFLDPALLAAYGHPGASSVGAAMRESSAGLRKSGTRPLQEPYSIRCAPQLLGAAEDALRYVDGVVAADLGGVSDNPLFFPADDKVVHGGNFFGQPAAFAADVLSMVIAQVGNLAERQLDLLVDPGRNGGLPPMLAAGPGQQHGLQGVQLASTALIAEIRRDCVPASLQSLPTNLHNQDVIPLGTQAALRALDQAQLLRLITGSLGLGLRQAAHVGARRPTAAGCDRVLRALEEIPPIDPDRPLDNDVRRAAAILEELEISLISGSYGDHRDA from the coding sequence ATGACGATTGAGGTGGATTTGGCAGCACCCCTGCGCCTCGCCGACCTGCGCGTCGCAGCAGGCCCGGTCACTGTCGTGGTCGGGGACGAGGTGCGGGACCGAGTGGCGACGGCCCGCACATTCCTCGGCAAGGCACTCGGCGACGACCGGGCGATCTACGGTGCCACCACCGGCTTCGGTGCGCTCGTCGGCTACGCGGGCCGAGCCGACCAGCGCGACCAGGCCGACAACACCCTCGCCCACCTCGGGGCGGGCCAGGGCCCGGACCTCGCCCCGGATGTCGTACGCGCGACGCTGCTGGTCCGCGCCTGGTCCCTGGCCCGGGGCGCGTCGGGGGTCTCGCCACACGTGATCGACGCGCTCGCGGCCATGCTCGGCACGACGTTCACACCGGCCATGCCCCGGTTCGGCTCGGTGGGGGCCAGCGGTGACCTGATCCCGCTCGGCGCCGCCGCCCAGGCGCTGCGCGGTCGCGGGCACGCCTACCTGGACGGTGTCCGGATGCCCGCCGGGGACGCCTTGACGAAGGCCGGCCTGGAGCCGTTGCCGCTCGACGGTCGGGACGCACTCGCGCTGGTCAACGGCACGTCGCTCACCACGGCGGCGCTGGCCCTCGCCCTGGGCCGGGTCCGCACGTCGCACCGCGTGGTGCAGACGTTGAGCTGCCTGCTCGCCGACCTGCTCGGCTGCGATCCACAGTTCCTCGATCCCGCCCTCCTCGCCGCGTACGGCCACCCGGGCGCCAGCTCGGTCGGCGCCGCGATGCGGGAGTCCTCCGCGGGCCTGCGGAAGTCCGGCACGAGACCGTTGCAGGAGCCCTACAGCATCCGCTGCGCGCCGCAGTTGCTCGGGGCGGCCGAGGACGCCCTGCGCTATGTCGACGGCGTCGTGGCGGCGGACCTCGGCGGGGTGAGCGACAACCCGCTGTTCTTCCCGGCCGACGACAAGGTCGTGCACGGCGGCAACTTCTTCGGCCAACCCGCCGCGTTCGCCGCCGACGTCCTGTCCATGGTGATCGCCCAGGTCGGCAACCTCGCCGAGCGCCAACTCGACCTGCTCGTGGACCCCGGGCGCAACGGCGGACTGCCGCCGATGCTCGCGGCCGGACCAGGCCAGCAGCACGGGCTGCAGGGCGTACAGCTCGCGTCGACCGCGCTCATCGCCGAGATCAGGCGCGACTGCGTGCCCGCGAGCCTGCAGAGCCTCCCCACCAACCTGCACAACCAGGACGTCATTCCGCTCGGCACGCAGGCCGCTCTCCGCGCTCTGGACCAGGCGCAGCTGCTGCGCCTGATCACCGGTTCGCTCGGGCTCGGGCTGCGCCAGGCGGCGCACGTGGGGGCGCGCCGGCCCACGGCGGCGGGCTGTGACCGCGTCCTTCGGGCCCTGGAGGAGATCCCTCCGATCGATCCGGACCGGCCGCTCGACAACGACGTGCGCAGGGCAGCCGCGATTCTGGAAGAGCTTGAAATCTCTCTGATTTCCGGCTCGTACGGTGACCACCGTGACGCTTGA
- a CDS encoding NAD(P)-binding domain-containing protein yields the protein MTHDCLIIGAGPAGLQLAALLERDGHDYVVLEGGPRPGTFFETYPRHRQLISINKVWTGSEDPEFNLRSDWNSLLTDDPALLFKNYSTRYFPAADDLVRYLADFARGLRVRYETRVTSVSKVGDVFTVRAGDDRWTARRIVVATGVSQLYVPPIEGADLAERYDTVSVDPADFVNQRVLIIGKGNSAFETADALVETAATIHVAGPHSIKLAWQSHYVGHLRAVNNNFLDTYQLKSQNAVLDGTVEQISRREGGGFRVLFRYARTVENLREIEYDRVILCTGFRFDASIFAESARPELAINDRFPAQTPAFESVNVSGLYFAGTLSQQRDFKKSTNGFIHGFRYATRALHHILRERHHGQPWPSRQIALTPEAIAESIIARINVTSALWQQFSVLGDVITVEGEAACYREEVPVAYLRDAEPDVFAFLVTLEYGPDHDQVDPFDITVPRPAENDANAAHDASYLHPVVRVLRDGQVVAEHHLAENLENNWDLPTVHRQPLEVFVKGVLADAR from the coding sequence ATGACGCACGATTGCCTGATCATCGGAGCCGGGCCGGCAGGTCTACAGCTCGCGGCCCTCCTCGAACGCGACGGTCACGACTACGTGGTGCTGGAGGGCGGCCCTCGGCCGGGCACATTCTTCGAGACCTATCCCCGGCATCGCCAGCTGATTTCGATCAACAAGGTGTGGACCGGATCGGAGGACCCGGAGTTCAATTTGCGGTCGGACTGGAACTCGCTGCTGACCGACGATCCGGCGCTGCTCTTCAAGAACTACAGCACGCGCTACTTTCCGGCCGCGGACGATCTGGTGCGTTATCTTGCCGACTTCGCGCGGGGTCTGCGCGTCCGCTACGAAACCCGGGTGACCTCCGTGTCGAAGGTCGGTGACGTGTTCACGGTGCGGGCCGGCGACGACAGGTGGACGGCACGGAGAATCGTCGTCGCCACCGGCGTCTCCCAGCTCTACGTGCCGCCGATCGAGGGCGCGGACCTGGCCGAGCGTTACGACACGGTGAGCGTCGACCCCGCCGACTTCGTCAACCAACGCGTGTTGATCATCGGTAAGGGCAATTCAGCCTTCGAGACCGCGGACGCGCTCGTCGAGACCGCCGCGACGATTCACGTCGCCGGTCCGCACTCCATCAAGCTGGCCTGGCAGTCCCATTACGTCGGGCACCTGCGCGCCGTGAACAACAACTTCCTGGACACCTATCAGCTGAAGTCGCAGAACGCCGTCCTGGACGGCACTGTGGAGCAGATCAGCCGGCGGGAGGGTGGCGGGTTCAGGGTGCTCTTCCGGTACGCCCGGACGGTCGAGAATCTGCGCGAGATCGAGTACGACCGGGTCATCCTCTGCACCGGATTCCGCTTCGACGCGTCCATCTTCGCCGAGTCCGCCCGGCCGGAGCTGGCCATCAACGATCGGTTCCCGGCGCAGACGCCGGCCTTCGAGTCGGTGAACGTCAGCGGTCTCTACTTCGCCGGCACCCTCAGCCAGCAGCGTGACTTCAAGAAGTCCACCAACGGCTTCATCCACGGTTTCCGCTATGCCACCCGCGCACTGCACCACATCCTCCGCGAGCGGCACCACGGGCAGCCCTGGCCGTCCCGGCAGATCGCCCTGACGCCGGAGGCGATCGCCGAGTCGATAATCGCCCGGATCAACGTGACCTCGGCGCTGTGGCAGCAGTTCTCGGTGCTCGGCGACGTGATCACTGTCGAGGGCGAAGCCGCCTGCTACCGCGAGGAGGTGCCGGTCGCCTACCTGCGGGACGCGGAGCCGGACGTGTTCGCGTTCCTGGTCACCCTGGAGTACGGCCCCGACCACGACCAGGTCGACCCGTTCGACATCACGGTGCCGCGTCCGGCCGAGAACGACGCGAACGCCGCTCACGACGCCAGCTATCTCCACCCCGTCGTGCGGGTGCTGCGCGACGGGCAGGTCGTCGCCGAGCACCACCTGGCGGAGAACCTGGAGAACAACTGGGATCTGCCGACAGTGCATCGGCAGCCCCTCGAGGTCTTCGTCAAGGGTGTCCTCGCCGATGCCCGCTGA
- a CDS encoding fatty acid--CoA ligase family protein has product MPAEPMPADVWPQPVLDLLADGGDRPVFEDGPVVTTASEMAGLIRRITVGLRSSGVGPGVGVTLDLPVTAAAFAATMAAFAVGARVSGWRADLSPAQLSGSLVVDSARLASLADYPDDGLPFVAAGRAADPARIIWTSGSTGTPKGVVQTYAAMSAAWAPYPHRWPPAIAELATRLQRYLVFGSLASQVMLEYGVLALAAGGTLVVAPRPVFPDALVEHRATASVITVGKLHQLIRDHRANPVDLRHLRALMVSGSPLAPGRLAEALDVLGPVVFHGYGQTETSMIAMVTPAEMLADTATLATVGRPAVHVSLRDGEIYVRTPAQASSYWQDPDESAEVFVDGWVRTRDLGELDANGYLRLLGRAREVIIVNAQLVHAGPVERALAADATVGEAYVVGCPDEVTGEAVHAFVVAVAGRTPDPDVLRKLVAAQVNDLAVPRTVTVIDRVPLAPSGKPDKRALAQRVPLQDRGVHADRP; this is encoded by the coding sequence ATGCCCGCTGAGCCGATGCCCGCTGACGTCTGGCCGCAGCCCGTCCTCGACCTCCTGGCCGACGGCGGGGACCGGCCGGTCTTCGAGGACGGGCCGGTCGTCACGACCGCTTCGGAGATGGCGGGTCTGATCCGGCGCATCACGGTCGGGCTGCGCTCGTCCGGCGTGGGGCCCGGAGTGGGCGTCACGCTCGATCTGCCGGTAACCGCCGCCGCCTTCGCCGCCACGATGGCCGCCTTCGCCGTCGGGGCGCGGGTGTCCGGGTGGCGTGCCGACCTGAGCCCGGCACAGCTGTCCGGCTCCCTCGTGGTCGACTCGGCGCGGCTGGCCTCGCTCGCCGATTATCCCGACGACGGGCTGCCATTCGTCGCGGCGGGACGGGCTGCGGATCCCGCGCGGATCATCTGGACCAGTGGGAGCACAGGGACACCGAAGGGCGTGGTCCAGACCTATGCGGCCATGTCGGCGGCCTGGGCCCCGTACCCGCACCGGTGGCCGCCGGCCATTGCCGAACTGGCCACCCGGTTGCAGCGTTACCTGGTCTTCGGCTCGCTGGCCAGCCAGGTGATGCTGGAGTACGGCGTCCTCGCCCTCGCGGCGGGCGGCACCCTCGTCGTGGCACCCCGGCCGGTCTTCCCGGACGCCCTGGTCGAACACCGGGCCACGGCGAGCGTGATCACCGTCGGCAAGCTGCACCAGCTGATCCGGGACCACCGCGCCAACCCGGTGGACCTGCGTCACCTGCGGGCGCTGATGGTCTCCGGGTCGCCGCTCGCGCCGGGCCGACTGGCGGAAGCGCTCGACGTGCTGGGTCCGGTGGTCTTCCACGGGTACGGGCAGACCGAGACGTCGATGATCGCCATGGTGACCCCCGCCGAGATGCTGGCCGACACGGCGACGCTCGCCACGGTCGGTCGTCCGGCCGTGCACGTCTCCCTCCGCGACGGCGAGATCTATGTCCGCACACCCGCGCAGGCGTCCTCGTACTGGCAGGACCCGGACGAGTCTGCCGAGGTGTTCGTGGACGGCTGGGTGCGTACGCGTGACCTGGGGGAACTCGACGCGAACGGGTACCTGCGGCTACTCGGACGCGCACGAGAAGTCATCATCGTCAACGCGCAGCTGGTCCACGCCGGACCGGTCGAGCGGGCGCTCGCCGCCGACGCCACGGTCGGCGAGGCGTACGTCGTCGGGTGCCCGGACGAGGTGACCGGCGAGGCCGTGCACGCCTTCGTGGTGGCGGTGGCCGGGAGGACGCCCGACCCGGACGTGTTGCGCAAGCTCGTGGCCGCACAGGTGAACGATCTTGCGGTGCCGCGAACCGTCACGGTCATCGACCGGGTTCCGCTCGCTCCGAGCGGCAAACCGGACAAGCGTGCACTCGCCCAGCGTGTACCACTTCAGGACCGAGGCGTACACGCAGACCGCCCCTGA
- a CDS encoding 50S ribosomal protein L36, whose protein sequence is MKVRSSLRALKQKPGSVVVRRRGRTVVVNRANPQWKSRQG, encoded by the coding sequence ATGAAGGTACGTAGCTCGTTGCGTGCGCTGAAGCAGAAGCCGGGTTCGGTGGTGGTCCGCCGTCGCGGCCGGACGGTCGTGGTGAACCGCGCCAACCCGCAGTGGAAGAGCCGCCAGGGCTGA
- the mgrA gene encoding L-glyceraldehyde 3-phosphate reductase produces the protein MIVTYLAADDRYDSMTYRRSGRSGLRLPAVSLGLWHNFGPDRPFERQRDIVRRAFDLGVTHFDLANNYGPPPGSAEENFGRMLATDLKAYRDELVISSKAGYLMWPGPYGEWGSRKNLISSLDQSLGRMGLDYVDIFYSHRFDPDTPLEETMGALDAIVRSGKALYVGISNYNSEQTARAAAILRDLGTPLLINQPSYSMLNRWTESDGLLDTLEQVGAGCIAYSPLAQGLLTDRYLGGIPADSRVRTSVFLNESDLSEEKMATIRGLGAVADRRGQSLAQLALAWALRDPRMTSLIIGASSVEQLETNIAALDNLDFTADELAEIERHLS, from the coding sequence ATGATCGTGACCTACCTCGCCGCGGATGACCGCTACGACTCCATGACCTACCGGCGCAGCGGGCGCAGTGGCCTGCGGCTGCCCGCCGTCTCCCTCGGCCTCTGGCACAACTTCGGTCCGGACCGACCGTTCGAACGGCAGCGCGACATCGTCCGGCGCGCCTTCGACCTGGGTGTCACCCACTTCGACCTGGCCAACAACTACGGCCCGCCGCCCGGTTCGGCGGAGGAGAACTTCGGCCGGATGCTCGCCACCGACCTGAAGGCGTACCGGGACGAGCTGGTCATTTCCAGCAAGGCCGGATATCTCATGTGGCCCGGCCCGTACGGCGAGTGGGGTTCGCGCAAGAACCTGATCTCGTCGTTGGACCAGTCGCTGGGCCGGATGGGGCTGGACTACGTCGACATCTTCTACTCGCACCGGTTCGACCCGGACACCCCGCTGGAGGAGACGATGGGCGCGCTCGACGCCATCGTCCGCTCCGGCAAGGCGCTCTACGTCGGCATCTCGAACTACAACTCCGAGCAGACCGCGCGGGCCGCCGCGATCCTTCGTGACCTGGGTACGCCGCTGCTGATCAACCAGCCGTCGTACTCGATGCTCAACCGTTGGACCGAGTCCGACGGCCTGCTCGACACGCTGGAGCAGGTCGGGGCGGGCTGCATCGCGTACAGCCCGCTGGCCCAGGGCCTGTTGACCGACCGGTACCTGGGTGGCATCCCGGCCGACTCGCGGGTGCGCACCAGCGTCTTCCTCAACGAGAGCGACCTCAGCGAGGAGAAGATGGCCACCATCCGGGGTCTCGGCGCGGTCGCCGATCGGCGCGGCCAGTCCCTCGCGCAACTCGCGCTGGCCTGGGCGCTGCGCGACCCGCGGATGACCAGCCTGATCATCGGGGCGAGCAGCGTCGAGCAGTTGGAGACGAACATCGCCGCGCTCGACAACCTCGACTTCACCGCCGACGAGTTGGCCGAGATCGAGCGGCACCTGAGCTGA
- a CDS encoding aldo/keto reductase, with protein MRFIALDTPKPLSKIGLGTWQFGSREWGYGREFEQQAAQIVRRAVELGVTVFDSAEIYGFGRSERILGAALGDDRPKVVIASKILPVLPVAAVVQQRAVASAARLGVTSIDLYQVHSPNPLVADHTTMRGMRTLQDVGLVGEVGVSNYGLRRWRVAEAALGRRVLSNQVRYSMLDRAPEQDLLPYAREAGRVVIAYSPLAQGFLSGRYDAKNPPAGAVRRASPYFLPENLERGAVLIDTLRQVADAHDATPSQIALAYLLRHPNVLAIPGASGVEQMERNAAAADIDLADDEYAALAETAKRFRPVTGLAAMPAMVRARITGPTGK; from the coding sequence ATGCGTTTCATTGCGCTCGACACTCCCAAACCGCTGTCCAAGATCGGGCTGGGCACCTGGCAGTTCGGCTCCCGCGAATGGGGCTACGGCCGGGAGTTCGAGCAGCAGGCGGCGCAGATCGTCCGACGGGCCGTGGAGTTGGGCGTGACGGTCTTCGACAGCGCGGAGATCTACGGCTTCGGGCGCAGCGAACGGATCCTCGGCGCGGCCCTCGGCGACGACCGGCCCAAGGTGGTGATCGCCTCCAAGATCCTGCCGGTGCTGCCGGTGGCCGCGGTGGTGCAGCAACGGGCGGTCGCCTCCGCGGCCCGGCTCGGCGTCACCAGCATCGACCTCTACCAGGTGCACTCACCCAACCCACTGGTCGCCGACCACACCACCATGCGCGGCATGCGGACCTTGCAGGACGTCGGGCTGGTCGGCGAGGTCGGGGTGAGCAACTACGGGCTGCGCCGCTGGCGGGTCGCCGAGGCGGCGCTCGGCCGGCGCGTGCTCAGCAACCAGGTCCGCTACAGCATGCTGGACCGCGCGCCCGAGCAGGACCTGCTGCCGTACGCGCGGGAGGCCGGCCGGGTGGTCATCGCGTACAGCCCGTTGGCGCAGGGCTTCCTCTCCGGCCGATACGACGCGAAGAACCCGCCGGCCGGCGCGGTCCGGCGGGCGAGCCCGTACTTCCTGCCGGAGAACCTGGAGCGCGGCGCCGTGCTCATCGACACGCTGCGCCAGGTCGCCGACGCGCACGACGCCACCCCCAGTCAGATCGCGCTGGCCTACCTGCTGCGCCACCCGAACGTGCTCGCCATTCCCGGGGCGTCCGGGGTGGAACAGATGGAACGCAACGCCGCCGCCGCGGACATCGACCTCGCCGACGACGAGTACGCGGCACTGGCCGAGACCGCGAAACGCTTCCGACCGGTCACCGGCCTCGCCGCGATGCCGGCGATGGTACGGGCCCGGATCACCGGCCCGACGGGAAAGTGA